The Prunus persica cultivar Lovell chromosome G7, Prunus_persica_NCBIv2, whole genome shotgun sequence genome has a segment encoding these proteins:
- the LOC18769441 gene encoding protein root UVB sensitive 4, protein MQSAFYTASNSHQFPLPWKIHETQLTAQRPFPKRLKTCFKAPTFTNSLRTSIGYEPEESLGKEPGPATPGHLPVVIRRSGRVSRYFWDGSCLQLVGVDGGAASFSFNFEDGFRKLYRICSLAVRDFFIPKQVSGNYMDYVKWKFLHRVFSSALQVLATQAMFRAIGIGYSRSLPAAAALNWLLKEGLGRLSRCIYTASLASAFDTNLKRVRFSTSVLFSLSLGVELLTPAFPQYFLVLASLANMAKQISLACYLATGSAVHRSFAIADNLGEVSAKAQIQTVCFDNLGLLLAALLNMLFKNSQRLQTALPFFVYPIFSVIDLFAIYQGLKHVHLQTLTKDRLEILLNTWIELGYVPAPAEVSKEEGIDFLRSKDKGLWPTRIGYLDPKNQIPELSMMTMRSTSGEDYYLISMEMFYTRIRRSRRQGILICVREGARTTDIVMGLLQACYIRKSLLMNKYRWENLFDAGDELESALKEWSKLIEECKRRAQGDMCLLNKQMLTLGWATKNVLLSSQEQIRYSFVDD, encoded by the exons ATGCAATCTGCTTTCTACACAGCCTCCAACTCCCACCAGTTTCCTCTTCCATGGAAAATCCATGAAACCCAATTGACAGCTCAGAGACCATTCCCTAAGAGGCTCAAAACCTGCTTCAAAGCCCCAACCTTTACCAATTCATTGAGAACTTCAATTGGATATGAACCAGAAGAAAGCCTTGGCAAAGAACCAGGACCCGCCACGCCGGGTCATCTTCCGGTGGTGATTCGGAGGTCAGGTAGAGTTTCTAGGTACTTCTGGGATGGCAGTTGTTTGCAGTTAGTTGGAGTAGATGGCGGTGCGGCGTCGTTTAGTTTCAATTTCGAAGATGGGTTCCGAAAATTGTATAGAATCTGTAGTTTGGCTGTTAGGGATTTCTTTATCCCTAAACAAGTTAGTGGAAATTACATGGATTATGTGAAATGGAAGTTCTTGCACCGGGTTTTCAGTTCGGCACTACAGGTCCTCGCCACTCAG GCAATGTTTCGAGCTATTGGCATTGGGTACTCTCGTTCACTTCCAGCAGCTGCTGCCCTTAATTGGCTCTTGAAGGAGGGACTTGGACGGCTGAGTAGGTGCATCTACACTGCTAGTCTAGCATCTGCTTTTGATACCAATTTGAAG AGAGTTAGGTTTTCAACATCAGTGCTATTCAGTTTGAGCCTTGGAGTTGAGTTGTTGACCCCTGCATTTCCGCAATACTTCTTGGTTCTGGCATCCTTGGCCAACATGGCAAAACAAATAAGCTTGGCTTGCTATCTAGCGACTGGT TCCGCTGTTCATCGAAGTTTTGCAATAGCAGATAACCTTGGTGAAGTTTCTGCAAAGGCACAG ATTCAAACAGTGTGCTTTGATAACCTTGGCCTTTTGCTCGCTGCACTGTTAAATATGTTGTTCAAGAACAGCCAAAG ATTGCAAACAGCCTTGCCCTTTTTTGTATACCCCATTTTCTCAGTGATTGACCTCTTTGCAATATATCAAGGGCTTAAACATGTCCATTTACAAACATTAACTAAG GATAGACTTGAAATTCTACTAAATACTTGGATTGAGTTAGGTTATGTTCCTGCACCTGCAGAAGTTAGTAAAGAGGAAGGaattgatttcctaaggagcAAAG ACAAAGGATTATGGCCTACCAGAATAGGGTACTTGGATCCCAAGAATCAGATCCCTGAGTTGTCCATGATGACAATGCGTTCTACAAGTGGTGAGGATTATTACTTAATATCCATGGAGATGTTCTACACAAGAATTAGAAGAAGTAGGCGA CAAGGCATCCTTATTTGTGTACGGGAAGGAGCCAGGACAACAGATATTGTCATGGGTTTGTTACAG GCATGCTATATCCGCAAATCCCTCCTTATGAACAAGTATAGGTGGGAGAATTTGTTTGATGCTGGAGATGAATTAGAGTCAGCTCTGAAGGAGTGGTCTAAATTAATTGAGGAGTGCAAGCGCCGTGCACAAGGCGACATGTGCCTCTTGAACAAGCAAATGCTGACTTTGGGTTGGGCTACGAAAAACGTTTTATTGAGTTCGCAAGAACAGATTCGATACAGTTTTGTAGATGACTGA